A window from Lagopus muta isolate bLagMut1 chromosome 5, bLagMut1 primary, whole genome shotgun sequence encodes these proteins:
- the BTBD19 gene encoding BTB/POZ domain-containing protein 19 isoform X1, translating to MARSCSARLHGEAAAFTAALRSLVNNPQFSDVTFVVGREKQQVFAHRCVLACRCQAFRGMLTSNEDPLSSVPAQGPFILGNVQPEVFLAVIEFLYTNSVTLNSHTVLEVLTSSVEYGLQDLCKLCVEFIKNTLSVEQVCEALQAAVTYGQADLQKHCLAFIESYTMAVVQTRGFHELSDTVLARVLRSDHLAADELDLVQAVREWAHVSSAVLGRPVPEVAALPVQELRLPLLAPSELATLESQNQRDLLIPVDSIAAAWRSHALRCGSGVPPHLCRPRHGTRPRNHHRHLDPHSKLGAG from the exons ATGGCCCGCTCCTGCTCGGCCCGGCTGCATGGCGAGGCGGCCGCGTTCaccgctgccctccgctccctggtCAACAACCCCCAGTTCAG TGATGTGACGTTCGTGGTGGGCCGGGAGAAGCAGCAGGTGTTTGCACATCGCTGTGTGCTGGCATGCCGCTGCCAGGCGTTCCGGGGGATGCTGACAAGCAACGAGGATCCTCTCAGCAGCGTTCCAGCCCAGGGACCCTTCATCCTGGGCAATGTGCAGCCAGAAGTCTTCCTAGCCGTCATTGAGTTCCTCTACACTAACAGCGTCACCCTCAACAGCCATACT GTGCTAGAGGTGCTGACCTCATCGGTGGAGTACGGCCTGCAGGACCTTTGCAAG CTCTGTGTGGAGTTCATTAAGAACACGCTGAGTGTGGAGCAGGTCTGCGAGGCCCTGCAG GCTGCAGTGACCTACGGGCAGGCAGATCTCCAGAAGCACTGCCTGGCGTTCATTGAGAGCTACACCATG GCAGTGGTGCAGACACGGGGCTTCCACGAGCTCTCCGACACGGTGCTGGCACGGGTGCTGCGCAGCGACCACCTGGCTGCAGATGAGCTGGACCTGGTGCAAGCTGTGCGGGAGTGGGCGCATGTCAGTTCG GCAGTCCTGGGGCGCCCGGTACCTGAGGTGGCCGCTCTGCCTGTGCAGGAGCTGCGCCTGCCCTTGCTGGCACCCAGCGAGCTGGCAACGCTGGAAAGCCAAAATCAACGTGACCTGCTCATCCCA GTCGATAGCATCGCAGCAGCCTGGCGGTCCCATGCACTGCGGTGTGGAAGCGGGGTGCCCCCCCACCTCTGTCGACCCCGGCACGGCACGCGGCCCCGCAACCACCACCGCCACCTGGACCCACACAGCAA ATTAGGGGCAGGATAG
- the BTBD19 gene encoding BTB/POZ domain-containing protein 19 isoform X2 codes for MLTSNEDPLSSVPAQGPFILGNVQPEVFLAVIEFLYTNSVTLNSHTVLEVLTSSVEYGLQDLCKLCVEFIKNTLSVEQVCEALQAAVTYGQADLQKHCLAFIESYTMAVVQTRGFHELSDTVLARVLRSDHLAADELDLVQAVREWAHVSSAVLGRPVPEVAALPVQELRLPLLAPSELATLESQNQRDLLIPVDSIAAAWRSHALRCGSGVPPHLCRPRHGTRPRNHHRHLDPHSKLGAG; via the exons ATGCTGACAAGCAACGAGGATCCTCTCAGCAGCGTTCCAGCCCAGGGACCCTTCATCCTGGGCAATGTGCAGCCAGAAGTCTTCCTAGCCGTCATTGAGTTCCTCTACACTAACAGCGTCACCCTCAACAGCCATACT GTGCTAGAGGTGCTGACCTCATCGGTGGAGTACGGCCTGCAGGACCTTTGCAAG CTCTGTGTGGAGTTCATTAAGAACACGCTGAGTGTGGAGCAGGTCTGCGAGGCCCTGCAG GCTGCAGTGACCTACGGGCAGGCAGATCTCCAGAAGCACTGCCTGGCGTTCATTGAGAGCTACACCATG GCAGTGGTGCAGACACGGGGCTTCCACGAGCTCTCCGACACGGTGCTGGCACGGGTGCTGCGCAGCGACCACCTGGCTGCAGATGAGCTGGACCTGGTGCAAGCTGTGCGGGAGTGGGCGCATGTCAGTTCG GCAGTCCTGGGGCGCCCGGTACCTGAGGTGGCCGCTCTGCCTGTGCAGGAGCTGCGCCTGCCCTTGCTGGCACCCAGCGAGCTGGCAACGCTGGAAAGCCAAAATCAACGTGACCTGCTCATCCCA GTCGATAGCATCGCAGCAGCCTGGCGGTCCCATGCACTGCGGTGTGGAAGCGGGGTGCCCCCCCACCTCTGTCGACCCCGGCACGGCACGCGGCCCCGCAACCACCACCGCCACCTGGACCCACACAGCAA ATTAGGGGCAGGATAG
- the DYNLT4 gene encoding dynein light chain Tctex-type 4, translating into MAEQPSLELAASTRVMAVDGTEAPHPRAIHRGSHPTAPTRGPEEGKAPPLLSRRSSMLSTLPGPPGSRRSSLGAAPGGKRPSMGPWLLHSRVSFSGLPLFQPIPETHLENTYRMGPEEGCRFNAGRVQRVLEGVLARVLGGTAYSPQGSTVLVQSLAELLRGRAKEVVPPRYKLVCQVLLGQHSQQSMLVASQALWDPESDSFASASFYNASLFAVAIVHGVYFE; encoded by the coding sequence ATGGCTGAGCAGCCATCCCTAGAACTGGCAGCATCCACGCGGGTGATGGCTGTAGACGGCACTGAAGCCCCTCATCCCCGAGCCATCCACCGTggctcccaccccacagccccaacACGGGGCCCAGAGGAAGGCAAAGCCCCACCGCTGCTCTCCCGCCGCAGCTCCATGCTCAGCACCCTGCCAGGCCCCCCAGGCAGCCGCCGCAGCTCTCTGGGGGCAGCTCCAGGGGGAAAGAGGCCCTCCATGGGACCCTGGCTCCTCCACAGCCGTGTGAGTTTCTCAGGGCTCCCACTTTTCCAACCCATTCCAGAAACCCACCTGGAAAACACGTACAGGATGGGGCCGGAGGAAGGCTGCAGGTTCAACGCAGGGCGGGTGCAGCGGGTGCTGGAGGGAGTCCTAGCCAGGGTGCTGGGGGGCACAGCCTACAGCCCCCAGGGCAGCACGGTGCTGGTGCAGAgcctggctgagctgctgcgGGGCCGGGCAAAGGAGGTGGTGCCACCCCGCTACAAGCTGGTGTGCCAGGTGCTGCTGggccagcacagccagcagagcatgCTGGTGGCCAGCCAGGCACTTTGGGACCCTGAAAGCGATAGCTTTGCCTCTGCTTCTTTCTACAATGCCTCACTCTTTGCTGTTGCTATAGTGCATGGGGTTTACTTTGAGTAA